A stretch of the Natrinema pellirubrum DSM 15624 genome encodes the following:
- a CDS encoding glycoside hydrolase family 15 protein — translation MTYKRLGEYAAIGDGNTVVLVGRDGSIDWCPLPHVESPSVFAALLDSDRGGYFAVRPTQSFESVQRYYDRTNVLETTFSTAGRSATVTDFMPVSGASSFDDPSSAIYRKLCCDDGPIELSIEFEPRFDYARDVPEIESTADGIVASGDNDRVVLSSDLPLSRTADGHGANARVTLSPGETRWLVLSYGKKIPPEPSRHQTTLKNVVTYWQEWTHDCDESNCPVAGPWHDLVVRSSLVLKLLIHRETGAVCAAPTTSLPEEVGGVRNWDYRFNWIRDAAFTVRALSELNHLTEARSYFQLCLDHCRDHDPAEIQPLYSLHGENDLDEQVLGHLEGYRGSAPVRIGNAAQNQHQLDVYGELILAIYESVRYGEPITPADWEVMRKLVDYVCEGWDEPDASIWEPRDDPRQYVYSKVMCWVALDRGIKLAYAADSVNAPLDRWQACRANVREAILERGYSERTGSFVQSFNDDETLDAANLLVPVVGFLSPEDPRVQGTIDETIDRLATDDGLVRRYENDDGLPGEASPFIVCSFWLVTALALSGRTDEAIDYFESILKCASPLGLLAEAVDPETGEQRGNFPQAYSHIGLINSALYLGKATDSNGESPDPLGPNDLLKDGDLGGKIVRESDENEGSDIQ, via the coding sequence ATGACGTATAAAAGGCTCGGAGAATACGCCGCGATCGGCGATGGAAACACGGTCGTTTTAGTCGGCCGTGACGGCTCGATCGACTGGTGCCCGTTACCTCACGTAGAGTCGCCAAGCGTTTTCGCCGCGCTACTCGATTCCGATCGAGGCGGCTACTTTGCCGTCCGCCCAACACAATCATTTGAGTCCGTTCAGCGGTACTATGACCGGACCAATGTTCTAGAGACGACGTTCTCCACCGCAGGTCGGAGTGCGACGGTGACGGACTTCATGCCAGTCTCCGGAGCAAGCAGTTTCGACGATCCATCGTCTGCCATTTATCGAAAATTGTGCTGTGACGATGGACCGATCGAGCTATCTATCGAGTTCGAGCCGCGTTTCGACTACGCACGGGACGTACCTGAAATTGAATCAACTGCTGACGGAATCGTCGCAAGCGGCGATAACGACCGGGTTGTCCTCTCAAGCGACTTGCCACTCAGCCGAACTGCCGACGGTCACGGAGCGAACGCGAGAGTAACGCTCAGCCCGGGCGAGACACGCTGGCTTGTTTTGAGCTACGGCAAGAAGATTCCACCCGAGCCATCCCGCCACCAGACCACCCTCAAGAACGTCGTCACGTACTGGCAGGAATGGACTCACGATTGTGACGAGTCAAACTGTCCCGTAGCAGGTCCATGGCACGACCTCGTGGTTCGCTCGTCGCTCGTTCTCAAACTTCTCATCCACCGAGAGACGGGCGCGGTGTGTGCAGCCCCGACGACCTCGTTACCTGAAGAAGTGGGCGGAGTACGAAATTGGGATTACCGTTTTAACTGGATCCGTGACGCGGCCTTTACGGTCCGAGCGCTATCCGAACTCAACCATCTCACGGAGGCCCGCTCGTACTTCCAGTTATGTCTGGATCACTGCCGGGACCACGATCCCGCAGAGATCCAACCTCTCTACAGTCTCCACGGCGAAAACGACCTCGACGAGCAGGTACTCGGTCACCTTGAGGGATATCGAGGATCGGCACCCGTTCGCATCGGTAACGCAGCCCAGAACCAGCACCAGCTCGACGTCTACGGCGAGCTGATTCTCGCCATTTACGAGAGCGTCCGCTATGGCGAGCCGATAACGCCCGCCGACTGGGAGGTGATGCGAAAACTCGTCGATTACGTCTGCGAGGGGTGGGATGAGCCCGACGCTAGCATATGGGAGCCCCGTGATGACCCCCGACAGTACGTTTACTCGAAGGTGATGTGTTGGGTAGCGCTTGACCGCGGGATCAAACTCGCATATGCGGCCGACAGCGTTAACGCCCCCCTCGACCGCTGGCAGGCGTGCCGTGCGAACGTTCGGGAGGCAATCCTCGAACGGGGATACAGTGAGCGTACGGGCAGTTTCGTACAGTCATTTAACGATGACGAGACGCTCGACGCGGCGAATCTGCTCGTTCCGGTTGTCGGCTTCCTCTCGCCCGAGGATCCACGCGTCCAAGGAACAATTGACGAAACGATCGACCGATTGGCCACAGACGATGGATTAGTCCGGCGATACGAAAACGATGACGGGCTTCCAGGCGAAGCAAGCCCGTTCATCGTCTGTTCGTTCTGGCTCGTTACCGCACTCGCGCTATCGGGGCGGACTGACGAGGCGATAGACTACTTCGAGTCGATTCTCAAGTGCGCCAGCCCGCTTGGTCTGTTAGCCGAGGCAGTAGATCCGGAGACCGGCGAACAGCGCGGGAATTTCCCGCAAGCGTACAGCCACATCGGGCTCATCAACAGCGCGCTCTACCTCGGGAAGGCCACCGACTCGAACGGCGAGTCGCCAGATCCACTCGGGCCCAATGACTTGCTCAAAGATGGTGATCTGGGCGGGAAGATCGTCCGCGAATCGGACGAAAACGAGGGATCAGATATCCAATGA
- a CDS encoding SPW repeat domain-containing protein: MGPIAKYTTGSNVVLGCWLIVGSFIFEMPTVSRWNAVLVGLMVVLAAGYNYDRADRRRPLSATGAVLVTVLGLWLIVEPFVLRLEGLPLWHDVILGTIIAGFGSYNAYVAAIIGQTPSFQMATE; the protein is encoded by the coding sequence ATGGGGCCAATAGCGAAGTATACTACCGGCAGCAACGTTGTACTCGGATGCTGGCTGATCGTGGGTTCGTTTATCTTCGAAATGCCAACGGTCAGCCGTTGGAACGCTGTACTCGTCGGTCTCATGGTCGTTCTCGCTGCCGGCTACAACTACGACAGGGCGGATAGACGACGGCCCTTGAGTGCGACCGGAGCTGTACTCGTCACAGTCCTTGGTCTCTGGCTCATCGTCGAACCGTTCGTGCTCAGACTTGAGGGACTGCCGTTGTGGCACGATGTCATTTTGGGTACGATCATAGCGGGCTTCGGGAGCTACAATGCATACGTCGCGGCAATCATCGGACAGACCCCATCTTTCCAGATGGCTACCGAATAG
- a CDS encoding four-helix bundle copper-binding protein: MALTEIDHVSENDEMQRCIDACFECAQACEWCADECADDGEEMAECLRLCRDVADLTTMHARFMARNSGFSSDIAAITADACEECADECERHDAEHCQVCADVLRECAETCRNMASA; this comes from the coding sequence ATGGCACTAACCGAAATCGACCACGTGAGCGAGAACGATGAGATGCAGCGATGTATCGACGCGTGCTTCGAGTGCGCTCAGGCATGCGAGTGGTGCGCTGACGAGTGCGCCGATGATGGGGAGGAGATGGCCGAGTGCCTCCGGCTTTGTCGGGACGTCGCTGACCTGACGACTATGCACGCGCGCTTCATGGCCCGCAATTCCGGATTCAGTTCGGATATTGCTGCGATCACTGCTGACGCTTGTGAGGAGTGCGCTGACGAATGTGAGCGCCACGATGCTGAGCACTGTCAGGTCTGTGCAGACGTCCTCCGCGAGTGCGCAGAAACCTGTCGGAACATGGCATCGGCCTAG
- a CDS encoding ArsR family transcriptional regulator: MITVGGLALVTTGGPITELIAPSLVHVVHGVAALLVVFGLYDPVRNDLRTVEWSQVLLSDPVKLRHSAGWMTPMDDEILGMFYDTDLILSPSIIAFNTGYSKKEVNRRLIKLEKHRLVERIERGKYRLTKFGEEYLLGHQPEDVGTTDDVGVPK; this comes from the coding sequence ATGATCACCGTTGGCGGGTTAGCCCTAGTAACGACCGGAGGGCCGATAACCGAGTTGATCGCACCATCGCTGGTCCACGTCGTTCACGGAGTGGCGGCCCTACTAGTTGTTTTTGGACTCTATGATCCTGTGAGAAATGATCTCCGCACTGTAGAATGGTCACAAGTCTTGCTAAGTGATCCGGTTAAACTTAGACATTCGGCCGGGTGGATGACACCAATGGACGACGAGATTCTTGGTATGTTTTACGATACGGATCTGATTTTATCTCCATCAATTATCGCATTTAACACTGGGTACAGCAAAAAAGAGGTGAACCGTCGTTTGATCAAATTAGAGAAACACAGGCTCGTGGAGAGGATAGAACGAGGAAAATATCGACTCACAAAATTTGGTGAAGAATACCTCCTTGGACACCAGCCTGAGGATGTTGGGACCACTGATGATGTTGGTGTTCCTAAATAG
- a CDS encoding tyrosine-type recombinase/integrase produces the protein MTNDLEPLAPAQAMQMYLNERRHELADATIQSHRYRLKQFVQWCEQDGIDNLNEFSGRDIHRFRVKRRNEDELVTASMKGQLATLRMFLRFCATIDAVEPGLDEKIILPTTTEDDARTELLNPERAQQILKFLNQYRYARLEHALMEVLWHTGLRIGAAIGLDIDDYNSDEQYLMLVHRPEEGSSLKNGRKSERLVALSDSICEVLDDWLSVNHPGVRDQHGREPLFATKIDRLSRTRGRTIVYQYTRPCVYSDSCPHNRDLDGCDALPTERSHACPSSLSPHPVRRGAITHFLKSDVPENVVSDRMDCSEAVLDRHYDQRSEREKLRQRRRYLPGN, from the coding sequence ATGACAAACGACCTCGAACCCCTCGCACCAGCGCAGGCGATGCAGATGTACCTCAACGAGCGACGTCACGAACTCGCGGACGCGACAATCCAGTCACATCGGTATCGTCTCAAGCAGTTCGTCCAGTGGTGTGAACAGGACGGTATCGACAACCTCAACGAATTTAGCGGGCGGGACATCCACCGCTTCCGTGTCAAACGTAGAAACGAAGACGAGCTCGTAACTGCCAGCATGAAGGGGCAGCTAGCAACCCTGAGAATGTTCCTCCGCTTCTGTGCGACGATCGATGCAGTAGAGCCAGGGCTCGACGAGAAAATCATCCTTCCGACCACGACCGAAGACGATGCTCGAACCGAACTACTGAATCCTGAACGAGCCCAGCAGATATTGAAATTCCTTAATCAATATCGCTACGCGAGGCTGGAACATGCGTTGATGGAAGTCCTTTGGCACACTGGGCTACGCATCGGAGCAGCAATTGGACTTGATATTGATGACTACAACAGCGACGAGCAGTACCTCATGCTTGTCCACCGGCCCGAAGAAGGTTCCTCGCTCAAGAACGGGCGAAAGAGCGAACGACTTGTCGCACTAAGCGATTCAATTTGTGAGGTCTTGGATGACTGGCTCTCAGTCAACCATCCCGGAGTCCGTGATCAGCACGGCCGTGAGCCGTTGTTTGCGACGAAAATAGATCGCTTGAGTCGAACTCGTGGTCGAACTATCGTCTACCAGTACACCCGCCCGTGTGTCTACAGCGATAGCTGTCCTCACAACAGGGATCTTGATGGTTGTGATGCGTTACCCACTGAGCGCTCGCACGCGTGTCCTTCCTCATTGAGTCCTCATCCAGTCCGACGGGGCGCGATCACGCATTTTCTCAAATCGGACGTCCCTGAGAACGTCGTGAGCGATCGGATGGATTGCAGCGAGGCGGTTCTTGACCGCCACTATGACCAGCGATCAGAACGCGAAAAACTTCGGCAGCGACGACGCTACCTTCCCGGTAATTGA
- a CDS encoding helix-turn-helix domain-containing protein, translated as MYEVLDDTAAQTILAIESGDSIRRVAQHLHTPYETVRQAVNRLEDAGYVSYDDGLTVVDERVHDAALELVAASAGVSPPSIEETYVIPQFSDWPFAFTRIDAVYVWTHGGYQVGREPDDYPLFLAVREQDVDAWETFFEWFDLPTAFERQPRDELDGPLQIVLEPHASLDIEHVEGYPVIPRAETIEYMRENYAQFQSALAMLDRMYEDLDLGVTYRETERAQP; from the coding sequence ATGTATGAGGTGCTCGACGACACGGCGGCACAGACTATCCTCGCCATCGAGAGTGGTGACTCCATCCGCCGTGTCGCCCAACACCTCCACACGCCCTACGAGACAGTGAGACAGGCCGTCAATCGGCTGGAAGACGCAGGCTACGTTTCCTATGACGACGGCCTCACTGTAGTCGACGAGCGCGTACACGACGCAGCGCTCGAGCTCGTCGCTGCCAGCGCCGGCGTCAGTCCACCCTCCATCGAGGAAACGTACGTCATCCCACAGTTCAGTGACTGGCCGTTCGCGTTCACGCGGATCGACGCCGTCTACGTGTGGACTCATGGCGGCTACCAGGTCGGTCGCGAGCCCGACGACTATCCACTGTTCCTTGCTGTTCGTGAGCAGGACGTCGACGCCTGGGAGACATTTTTCGAGTGGTTCGACCTCCCGACCGCATTCGAACGACAGCCCCGAGACGAGTTGGACGGACCGCTGCAGATCGTCCTCGAGCCACACGCGTCACTCGATATCGAGCACGTCGAAGGGTACCCAGTGATCCCGAGAGCAGAGACAATCGAGTACATGCGCGAGAACTACGCCCAGTTCCAGTCGGCGCTCGCGATGCTCGACCGGATGTACGAGGACCTCGACCTCGGCGTCACGTATCGAGAGACCGAACGGGCACAGCCATGA
- a CDS encoding nucleotidyltransferase domain-containing protein, producing MSFNNRSDALIELLEELTQQGHEYVLVGGYAVSAFNARFSTDLDIVVAPDSKADFVEFLEQQGFEETDSHAKKWFYDTEVIEYEKRLTPQQPIGFDLLVNGLGCRQTEAQWSFDYLYDHSHQQEVSGGTVTTTARVIDGAVLVAAKLHSGREADLRDVLAVAEEIDLNAVTPHLRRGDDNALREQLERGLDILESDELKHGFRSDFGASAVSEETVTALHEYLSAQIDQLS from the coding sequence ATGAGCTTCAACAACCGAAGTGACGCGCTCATCGAACTGCTCGAGGAGCTCACCCAACAGGGCCACGAGTACGTTCTTGTCGGCGGCTACGCTGTCTCAGCGTTCAATGCTCGCTTCTCCACGGACCTCGATATCGTCGTCGCGCCGGACTCCAAGGCTGACTTCGTCGAGTTCCTCGAACAGCAGGGGTTCGAGGAAACGGACAGTCACGCCAAGAAATGGTTCTACGACACCGAAGTAATCGAGTACGAGAAGCGGCTCACGCCGCAGCAGCCGATCGGCTTCGATCTCCTCGTAAACGGACTCGGGTGTCGCCAGACGGAGGCACAGTGGTCGTTCGACTACCTGTACGACCACAGCCACCAACAGGAGGTGAGCGGGGGCACAGTGACGACGACGGCCAGAGTCATCGATGGGGCCGTCCTCGTGGCGGCAAAGCTCCACAGTGGCCGAGAAGCGGACCTCCGAGACGTCCTGGCAGTGGCTGAAGAAATCGACCTCAACGCTGTCACGCCCCATCTGCGGCGAGGGGACGACAATGCCCTACGGGAGCAACTTGAGCGTGGACTGGATATCTTGGAGAGCGACGAACTCAAGCACGGATTTCGGAGTGACTTCGGGGCCTCAGCTGTCTCAGAAGAAACGGTCACCGCTCTCCACGAGTATCTGTCTGCACAGATTGACCAGCTGAGCTGA
- a CDS encoding TRAM domain-containing protein, with amino-acid sequence MVEIPSSLSSLFSAPIKEQDGTYIVEVPSNEINYEALSDDETYRVAILESSVSTESSVQQGSQRAPSRETASYSSSGPPVEEGEVRDVTIETVGDQGDGIAKVERGYVVIVPGAQPGDEPTVEIEQVQENVAFASIVDSDPRAF; translated from the coding sequence ATGGTCGAAATTCCCAGCTCCCTTAGCTCTCTGTTCAGTGCTCCAATTAAAGAGCAGGATGGGACGTACATAGTGGAGGTCCCTTCGAATGAAATCAACTATGAAGCGTTATCAGATGACGAAACGTATCGCGTAGCTATTCTGGAATCTTCTGTCTCGACGGAGTCGTCAGTACAACAGGGTTCACAGAGAGCACCTTCTCGTGAGACTGCGAGCTATTCTTCCTCAGGACCTCCCGTGGAGGAAGGCGAAGTACGTGATGTGACCATCGAGACAGTCGGCGATCAGGGCGATGGTATCGCAAAAGTCGAACGTGGCTACGTCGTGATCGTTCCCGGCGCTCAACCCGGCGACGAGCCAACAGTCGAAATCGAACAAGTTCAGGAGAACGTCGCGTTTGCGAGCATCGTCGATAGCGATCCACGAGCCTTCTAA